GCCACTTTTCCGCGCTCGAGTGATGTTAAGTGCTGACCTTTTTGGCGGTGTGTGCTATCCTGTTTCTGCATCAAGACAATATCCTCTTCCATTGTTTGTGTAGGAACTTCAATGATACAGGATATCTGTTCTTGATGTTTTTTATTGTCCAAAAAATTTTGAGACAGTGGCTAACTTGATTCTAAAATGCGCGCTAATCACCGTGATCAACAAAGCCGCAACAATAATATTAGCAATGATCACCTTTTGCCGCGCAAGCAACGGCACAAAGGCAAACAAACTGCCTTTGTCCTCTTTGCGCGGTTGATATTGCGGTTCAGGAGCAATAAAGATAGCCACCCCCGACCACTCCTTGGCAAACTCATCTTTTGAAAGCCAGGTCATCGCGACTGAAGGGTCAGGATCACCAATTAAGATATGATCCTTCGTTGCCTTAAATACAACATAATAATGCAGCAATTCGCCGCGCTTCAAAACATGCACCAAGATCGGATATGAAACATCATCTAAATTAAACAACGTCATATCCGCCTTAACTGCCTTGGTTTCAAAATGAAGTTCCTGGGCAGCCCGAACAATGCCTAGTGCTGTTGTTCCTTCCTGATCCGTCTTGGCTAATTGCCGTAAATGCGCAAGGGAATAGTCGGACTTATGAAACTTCAGTAACATATTAAGCGCCGCAACGCCGCAATCACGCTCATCCACCTGAGGCGTGTAATAGCGTTTATAGTATGTTGCTTGACCTAGTTTGAATTTGTATTTGCCCATCAACAGCCTCCTCTTATTGGATTTCAGATTGTAAAACATGCAACGTCAACATTTCGCAGAAGCAGACGCAACAAGTTGGCCCGGAGCTTATCCTTTTATCATAGATATTAAGGTTAAGCATCTTAACTGCCGTGAAAACAAATCTATGGTAATATGACTCTGTTGAGAGTTAACAGCATCTTAAAATAGAGAATTTAATATTAAATAAAAGTTTAAGCTCACTTTTTATTTAATAAAGGTTTATTTATCCACTACCTAATTCACACATCTCTTCCAAGGATATTATGTCTTCACGCAATTCTCTTTCTTGCACTTCCTAATGTCTTCCTCGAAAAAGTTCGCCTATCCAGTTTTTTAAACCCTTAAATGGTTGGCTTATGACACGATTAGCACCTCCACGTACTTGTGAAAGGCTGTAATCCGATATGATTGCCTCTTTCTGACCACTCTTTTTGTCATTCATGGTAAGTTCCTCCTAGACAATTTATTTGATACCACCAGCCTAGCATGTATGGCACAATTGTTGTTCAACAAAAAATTAACGTCGTGTTTTGGCCAATTAACGTCGTGTTATAACACAAATGCAAGAAATAACTTGGCCTATCCTCAAGAAAGTGGGAGTTTTTGATATGGTTAGTCTGCCGAGTCATATATACTTTTTTATAAATTGGCCAATCTTCTTTTTTGGCGTTGGATTTCTTTCGTATATCTTCTTTGGCCTCATCCGTCCGCTGCACGTTGCTTCATGGTCAATTATTGGAACATCACTCTCTTTGTTCCTGTCGACTTACGGAGAAATTGGTTTTTGTTTAATATACGCTTGGTATATATCCAGAACCAATGCAAGTTCTGACAAGTTTTGGGTCTTTATTTTTATGGAAGTTAACCTTATCATCATCACGATTCAAACCTGTATCATAAGAATTTTTGCCGCGGCAGGTACGAAACAACTGACTTTAATTAGTGTAGGCACCACACTTATTCTCACTTCAACATTAGCAGCGATTGTAATCTCGCTACTAGTAAAAAAGCGAAGTCAACTCGATCAGCTGCGAACGCTCATCAAGGAGCAAAACCATCTCCAGAAATCAATTATTATCTATACAGGTGCGACCTGTGTCTCGCTATATTGTTTTGAGGCGATATCTAATCTAGTCAACATAGGCATCATGTTAGACTTGCTTATTCTTGGTATCTTTACACTGTCAGTCATCATCAACCTATATTCACTTTTCTTGATTTTGAAGTCGTTCAGTTACTATGTTGAACTCACCTGGATCAAGCGTGCCGAGGCTTCTCAACGGGCGTACTACACCACACTGAGCCAACAGCAAAAAACCACGAACAAGCTTCTACACGACTACAAAAATCTGTTAGCCTCGCTTCAACTATCTCTGCAGCAATCCTCTTCAACCATCTCTCCGGATACCCAAGCCATCCTTTCGCGGGCCCAGGCATCGCTAAACCAGGCAGAATTAAGCAAAAGTTCATTCACAGCAATTAAAAGTGATCCTTTAAAGAGCCTGCTTTATTTAAAGTGGGCTGAATCAATGAACCACAATATCATCATGAATGTTCAAACTAAAGGAATCATTCATCCTCTAGAAAGTGGTCTTGGCTTTGCCATTATCAGGGCGCTTGGCATCTTGATCGACAATGCGCTAGAGGAAACTGTCAGAATTAAACATCATCGCTTCGATGTCACGTTAATTGCCTTAAAGCAAGGTCTAGAAGTCAGCGTCATGAACGATGTCGGTCCTGACTTCAATCTGGCAGATCTTGAAAAGAAGGACTTTACGACTAAGGGCGACGGACATGGCAATGGCTTGTCCATCATCAATGAGCTCATGCAACAAAACAAAAATATTCTTATCAGAAAATCGGTTATTAGCCAACAGCTGAAAATCACTTTATTCATAGGAGATTCATGATATGATCACTAACCGTACGACCTTGAAAATCTTCATCTTGGAAGACGATGCTACCTTCCTGAGGTTCATCGAAAAAACGCTCAGAAACTACATTATGATTGAAGAATTGCATGCGGAAATTAAAATTGCTACCCAATCTGCTACGGATCTGTTAAACGCCATTGATCTGCAGCAA
Above is a window of Lacticaseibacillus casei DSM 20011 = JCM 1134 = ATCC 393 DNA encoding:
- a CDS encoding bacteriocin-like peptide, LSEI_2386 family, with the protein product MNDKKSGQKEAIISDYSLSQVRGGANRVISQPFKGLKNWIGELFRGRH
- a CDS encoding GHKL domain-containing protein, which encodes MVSLPSHIYFFINWPIFFFGVGFLSYIFFGLIRPLHVASWSIIGTSLSLFLSTYGEIGFCLIYAWYISRTNASSDKFWVFIFMEVNLIIITIQTCIIRIFAAAGTKQLTLISVGTTLILTSTLAAIVISLLVKKRSQLDQLRTLIKEQNHLQKSIIIYTGATCVSLYCFEAISNLVNIGIMLDLLILGIFTLSVIINLYSLFLILKSFSYYVELTWIKRAEASQRAYYTTLSQQQKTTNKLLHDYKNLLASLQLSLQQSSSTISPDTQAILSRAQASLNQAELSKSSFTAIKSDPLKSLLYLKWAESMNHNIIMNVQTKGIIHPLESGLGFAIIRALGILIDNALEETVRIKHHRFDVTLIALKQGLEVSVMNDVGPDFNLADLEKKDFTTKGDGHGNGLSIINELMQQNKNILIRKSVISQQLKITLFIGDS